GTGTGGCTGCTGCAATTGTAGCTCGGCGGAATCTTCGCACGTGATGATACGTTCATCCGTATCAATATAGCGCGTCAAACAATTCAAGAGGGTCGTTTTACCAGAACCTGTACCGCCAGAGATGACAACATTACAACGCACACGGCCGATAATTTTCAATATCTCCGCGCCTTCAGCAGAAATAGATCCAAAACCCTCAAGCTGATCGAGGGTCAGCTTGTCTTTTTTAAATTTACGAATGGTCAGTGTTGGACCATCCAATGCCAATGGCGGCGCAATCACATTAACCCGTGAACCATCAGGAAGACGCGCATCACATATAGGACTTGCTTCATCAACACGACGGCCAACCTGGCTCACGATGCGCTGGCAGATATTCATCAATTGAGAATTATCGCGGAATTTGAGGCCAGTTTCCTCAACTTTACCTTCCACCTCGATGAAGGTAGTGCCAGCACCATTGACCATGATATCAGCAATATCATCACGGCTTAGCAAAGGCTCCAAAGGACCATAGCCCAAGACATCATTACAAATGTCCGTTAGCAATTCTTCTTGTTTGGAAATCGACAACGCTAGATTTTTTAAAGCGACAATATCATTGACTATATCGCGAATTTCTTCTCGCGCGCTTTCTTGGTCGAGCACAGCCAATTGCGACAGATCGATTGTATCAATCAATGCGGCAAAAACAGATGTCTTAATATCGTAATATTCTTCTGAATGCTCTACAAATTTATCTTTAGGTGCCTTTTTAGGTGCAGCCATTGGGGCTTGTACCGCAGTATCTTGTACAACTGGTACAGCGCTCTCATTAGCTTCACTTATTGGCGCTACAGGAATATCTTCACTGCCACCTGAACCACGTTTTCCAAACATTTAATACCCTTCAACTTTTGCGCCTAGAGTCCTGAAACTTTAGGAAGCCTGCTTCTTTCCGCGAAATTTATCTAGGAATGGCACTTTCATGCCGCTTTTTTCCATAGATGCGGCTTCTGTGCGTCCTGTTAAGTTTGCTGCCAGTGCCTTAAATTTGGCTACAGTTGGCGATCTTGGATTGCTCTCTGCGATCATCTGTCCGTTGTTCATTGCTGTACCGAAAACAACTGGCTCAAACGGGATACTGAGAGTAACTTTGGTTTCAAGAGCATCTTCAAATGCTCCAACCTTAATCTCGGTCTCTTTGCTGCGATCAACCTGATTTAAAATGATATGCGGCTTAGGGTCGGTTTTGCGCTTTTGCTTAAGAGTATCAAACAAATTTTTTGCATTACGCAATCCAGCCAAATCCGGTGTTGTCGTGATGACAACTTCATCCGCTGATGTGAGTGTTGCAGCCATCCAATCATTCCATAAGTATGGCAAATCCATTACAAAATACGGTACCGAGCTTTGTGCTACTTCCACCAAGCCGTCTATCTCTTCTTCGGTATACTCATACATGCGGTCCAAAATGGCTGGCGCTGTCAAAAGGTTGAGATGGTCTGTGCACTTGGTAAGAATACGGTCCAAATATGTGCCATCAAGCTTTTCACTCGACACTAAAGCATCAGCTATTGTCTGTGCCGGGTCTTGATTGAAGTTCAAACCAACAGTTCCACCGGCGAAATCAAAGTCAGCTATGATCACATCATTCTCGAACAATTCTGAGATCGACCAAGCTGTGTTTTGAGCAATCGACGAAGAACCGCTTCCTCCCTTAGCGCCAACAAAAGCAATTGTACGCCCCAAAGGCTCTGCATCAGGTGCTGTAAACATGTCACCTAACGAGCTGATCAAATCTATGGTTGACAGCGGTGCAACCAAATATTCTGAAACACCAAATTTCATCAAACGGCGATAAAGTTCGACATCATTTCTATTACCAATCACGATCACCTTCGTATCTGCATCACAGACATTCGCAAGGAGATTAAGTTCATTAATGAGCGCATCGCTATCTAGATCACTTTCTACGATGACAACATTTGGCGTTGGTGCGCTTTG
This sequence is a window from Hyphomicrobiales bacterium. Protein-coding genes within it:
- a CDS encoding CpaF family protein, with the translated sequence MFGKRGSGGSEDIPVAPISEANESAVPVVQDTAVQAPMAAPKKAPKDKFVEHSEEYYDIKTSVFAALIDTIDLSQLAVLDQESAREEIRDIVNDIVALKNLALSISKQEELLTDICNDVLGYGPLEPLLSRDDIADIMVNGAGTTFIEVEGKVEETGLKFRDNSQLMNICQRIVSQVGRRVDEASPICDARLPDGSRVNVIAPPLALDGPTLTIRKFKKDKLTLDQLEGFGSISAEGAEILKIIGRVRCNVVISGGTGSGKTTLLNCLTRYIDTDERIITCEDSAELQLQQPHVVRLETRPPNLEGEGEITMRDLVKNCLRMRPERIIVGEVRGPEVFDLLQAMNTGHDGSMGTIHSNSPRECLARMEAMIAMGGYTLPARTVREMISGSIDVVVQATRLRDGSRRITHITEVVGMEGDVITTQDLFLYDIKGEDSNGKILGQFRSTGIGQPNFWDRARYYNEEERLGKALDAANVSEENGF
- a CDS encoding AAA family ATPase, with the translated sequence MDTNTPGHTASESDLRPIPRISIQAFCETESLHQSIGTFAADRRIARAHVKTHMGGTRAAIEFYQSAPTPNVVIVESDLDSDALINELNLLANVCDADTKVIVIGNRNDVELYRRLMKFGVSEYLVAPLSTIDLISSLGDMFTAPDAEPLGRTIAFVGAKGGSGSSSIAQNTAWSISELFENDVIIADFDFAGGTVGLNFNQDPAQTIADALVSSEKLDGTYLDRILTKCTDHLNLLTAPAILDRMYEYTEEEIDGLVEVAQSSVPYFVMDLPYLWNDWMAATLTSADEVVITTTPDLAGLRNAKNLFDTLKQKRKTDPKPHIILNQVDRSKETEIKVGAFEDALETKVTLSIPFEPVVFGTAMNNGQMIAESNPRSPTVAKFKALAANLTGRTEAASMEKSGMKVPFLDKFRGKKQAS